From Streptomyces cyaneogriseus subsp. noncyanogenus, the proteins below share one genomic window:
- a CDS encoding 3-oxoacyl-[acyl-carrier-protein] synthase III C-terminal domain-containing protein, whose product MNGGNAAAVGIGAIHCVLPDERFPVDKLPELDNLAREEADFARGCGIHTVGRFADEATPAGLAAQATRELLDGADREPDVLLTVGARAPEVLLGSDSGHIAAEAGLTSAFSFVLDGLGCTGSSAAWALARDLLLADPSRQSVLITHASRPVSLDRVRYPVTVIGDGAFAMTMVRGGRPVLRAHRQETDGKFHDLFRVDYKSAPWYEWREECRSADRYRFELALHSQQRLARMVDEVLADAGAERSGIAATLMQNVTAPAFRFYESFLGLPVHPVCNRHLGQYGHLGAMDVVLNLDRLLAEGELAPGDLVLVLNNSPVAAWAVTLWEV is encoded by the coding sequence GTGAACGGCGGCAACGCGGCGGCGGTGGGCATCGGCGCCATCCACTGCGTCCTGCCCGACGAGCGCTTCCCCGTGGACAAGCTGCCGGAGCTGGACAATCTGGCCCGCGAGGAGGCCGACTTCGCCCGCGGCTGCGGCATCCACACGGTCGGCCGGTTCGCCGACGAGGCCACACCGGCCGGTCTCGCCGCCCAGGCCACCCGGGAGCTGCTGGACGGTGCCGACCGGGAGCCCGATGTGCTGCTGACCGTGGGGGCGCGCGCTCCCGAGGTCCTGCTCGGCTCGGACTCCGGCCACATCGCGGCGGAGGCCGGGCTGACCTCAGCCTTCTCCTTCGTTCTCGACGGGCTCGGATGCACCGGCTCCAGCGCCGCCTGGGCGCTGGCCAGGGACCTGCTGCTGGCCGACCCGTCCCGGCAGAGCGTGCTGATCACCCATGCCAGCCGCCCGGTCTCGCTGGACCGGGTGCGCTACCCGGTGACCGTCATCGGCGACGGCGCCTTCGCGATGACCATGGTCCGCGGCGGCAGGCCGGTGCTGCGCGCCCACCGCCAGGAGACCGACGGGAAGTTCCACGACCTGTTCCGCGTCGACTACAAGAGCGCGCCCTGGTACGAGTGGCGCGAGGAGTGCCGGTCCGCCGACCGGTACCGGTTCGAGCTCGCCCTGCACAGCCAGCAGCGGCTGGCCCGCATGGTCGACGAGGTGCTGGCCGACGCCGGAGCCGAACGCTCCGGGATCGCCGCCACGCTGATGCAGAACGTGACCGCGCCCGCCTTCCGCTTCTACGAGTCCTTCCTCGGCCTGCCCGTCCACCCGGTCTGCAACCGGCACCTGGGGCAGTACGGGCACCTGGGCGCCATGGACGTGGTGCTCAACCTGGACCGGCTGCTGGCCGAGGGCGAGCTGGCGCCCGGCGATCTGGTCCTGGTCCTCAACAACAGCCCCGTGGCGGCCTGGGCCGTGACGCTCTGGGAGGTCTGA
- a CDS encoding acyl-CoA dehydrogenase family protein, whose product MADSVAAARAALTELVGDRADEWDRLGRIPEPVVREASRRGLLCAQVGPEYGGAGLDSRDNGELTAHAGSLCSSLRSLMTSQGMAAWTVQRFGSAEQRRTFLPRLTGGEVVGVAFSEPEAGSDLSRMGTEIRRDGDEVRIRGSKIWTTGAAYADLLAVFGTFGDGAAVVLVPTDAPGVRVERLADPMGCRAAGHADVHLDDVRLPAGRLLGGAGMPLAMLATSALTYGRLSVAWGCAGILRACLDATTRHARRRVQFGKPLAEHQLIARHLAELTVGEQVARRCCEFASACWDEGSPQTGTQTVLAKYVASREAVKGAAAAVQVLASRGARDGHPVARAYRDAKLMEIIEGSTEISQLLLAEHALSESMGARL is encoded by the coding sequence ATGGCCGACTCGGTCGCCGCCGCCCGCGCCGCGCTGACCGAGCTCGTCGGCGACCGGGCCGACGAGTGGGACCGGCTGGGACGGATCCCCGAGCCGGTGGTCCGCGAGGCGTCCCGGCGCGGACTGCTGTGCGCCCAGGTCGGCCCGGAGTACGGCGGTGCGGGCCTGGACAGCAGGGACAACGGGGAGCTGACCGCACACGCCGGTAGCCTGTGCAGCTCGCTGCGGTCGCTGATGACCTCGCAGGGCATGGCGGCCTGGACCGTGCAGCGCTTCGGCAGCGCCGAGCAGCGCCGGACCTTCCTGCCCCGGCTGACCGGTGGCGAGGTCGTCGGCGTGGCCTTCAGCGAGCCGGAGGCCGGCAGCGACCTGTCCCGCATGGGCACCGAGATCCGCCGCGACGGCGACGAGGTGCGCATCCGCGGATCCAAGATCTGGACGACCGGCGCCGCCTACGCCGATCTGCTCGCCGTCTTCGGCACCTTCGGCGACGGGGCGGCCGTGGTGCTGGTGCCCACCGACGCGCCCGGCGTCCGGGTGGAGCGGCTCGCCGACCCGATGGGCTGCCGGGCGGCCGGGCATGCCGACGTGCACCTGGACGACGTCCGGCTGCCCGCCGGCCGGCTGCTGGGCGGGGCGGGCATGCCGCTGGCCATGCTGGCCACCTCGGCGCTGACCTACGGCCGGCTCTCGGTGGCCTGGGGCTGCGCGGGCATCCTGCGCGCCTGTCTGGACGCCACGACCCGGCACGCCAGGCGGCGCGTGCAGTTCGGCAAGCCCCTCGCCGAGCACCAGCTCATCGCCCGCCACCTGGCCGAGCTGACCGTGGGCGAGCAGGTCGCCCGGCGGTGCTGCGAGTTCGCCAGCGCGTGCTGGGACGAGGGCAGTCCGCAGACCGGCACGCAGACCGTGCTCGCCAAGTACGTGGCGTCCAGGGAGGCCGTCAAGGGCGCGGCCGCCGCCGTCCAGGTGCTGGCCTCCCGCGGAGCGCGGGACGGCCACCCGGTCGCCAGGGCCTACCGCGACGCGAAGCTGATGGAGATCATCGAGGGCAGCACGGAGATCAGCCAGTTGCTGCTCGCGGAACACGCACTCTCGGAATCGATGGGAGCACGACTGTGA
- a CDS encoding acyl carrier protein, with amino-acid sequence MSTLDNDLARPQDAESAADPVRESLLGFLRARTKSEWTADQDLFASGAVSSLFYLELLQFVEQEFQVTVEGDDITLDNFRTVHAMAALVGRLRAGASGEPGPRL; translated from the coding sequence ATGAGCACCCTCGACAACGACCTGGCCCGGCCGCAGGACGCCGAATCGGCCGCCGACCCGGTGCGGGAGAGCCTGCTGGGGTTCCTGCGTGCCCGGACCAAGAGCGAGTGGACCGCCGACCAGGATCTGTTCGCCTCCGGAGCGGTGTCCTCGCTGTTCTACCTGGAGCTGCTGCAGTTCGTGGAGCAGGAGTTCCAGGTCACCGTCGAGGGCGACGACATCACCCTGGACAACTTCCGCACCGTGCACGCCATGGCCGCGCTGGTCGGGCGGCTGCGCGCGGGGGCGTCCGGCGAGCCCGGCCCGCGCCTGTGA
- a CDS encoding 3-hydroxyacyl-CoA dehydrogenase family protein: MNGAWTSRKLAIVGAGVMGAGIATLAVGHGVPVLLLDIHEERLRRARDAVRRELGFARLMGKLPKGATGHLTLSTSYDDLRDADAVIEAVTETTDAKAKALAEICAAVAPGTLITSNTSAIPVDELAGRTTRPQDVVGTHFMNPPYLIRAVEVVRGPRTGDAAMAALRSLLAALDREEVLVGDGPGFVSNRILMRVINDAARLVEEGRASAEAVDQVFTGCFGHPTGPLATADLIGLDNVVDTLRVLHDRTQDDGYLACDLLVEKVRSGDHGRKTGKGFHIYGGTSA; this comes from the coding sequence ATGAACGGGGCTTGGACCAGCCGCAAGCTGGCGATCGTGGGCGCGGGTGTGATGGGCGCGGGGATCGCCACGCTCGCCGTCGGCCATGGTGTTCCGGTGCTGCTCCTCGACATCCACGAGGAGCGGCTGCGCCGGGCGCGGGACGCGGTGCGCCGGGAGCTGGGCTTCGCCCGCCTGATGGGCAAGCTCCCCAAGGGCGCCACCGGACACCTGACCCTCAGCACCTCCTACGACGATCTGCGGGACGCCGACGCCGTCATCGAGGCGGTGACCGAGACCACCGACGCCAAGGCGAAGGCACTGGCGGAGATCTGCGCCGCGGTGGCTCCCGGGACCCTGATCACCTCCAACACCTCGGCCATCCCGGTGGACGAGCTGGCCGGCCGCACCACCCGGCCGCAGGACGTCGTCGGCACCCACTTCATGAACCCGCCCTATCTGATCCGGGCGGTGGAGGTGGTACGCGGCCCGCGCACCGGTGACGCCGCGATGGCCGCGCTGCGTTCGCTGCTGGCCGCGCTGGACCGGGAGGAGGTGCTGGTCGGGGACGGCCCCGGCTTCGTCTCCAACCGGATCCTGATGCGCGTCATCAACGACGCGGCCCGGCTGGTCGAGGAGGGGCGCGCGTCGGCGGAAGCCGTCGACCAGGTGTTCACCGGCTGCTTCGGGCACCCCACCGGCCCCCTCGCCACCGCCGACCTGATCGGCCTCGACAACGTCGTCGACACCCTGCGGGTCCTGCACGACCGCACCCAGGACGACGGATACCTCGCCTGCGACCTGCTGGTGGAGAAGGTGCGGTCCGGCGACCACGGCCGCAAGACCGGCAAGGGCTTTCACATCTACGGAGGAACCAGCGCATGA